A genomic window from Sorex araneus isolate mSorAra2 chromosome 2, mSorAra2.pri, whole genome shotgun sequence includes:
- the LOC101543314 gene encoding olfactory receptor 14A16-like encodes MSNLTLVREFILMGFPADESLSILHSLLFSLIYSCSLMGNTLIIIIISWAQHLHTPMYFFLKNLSFLDLCMISVTVPKSIANSVTQDHSISFLGCATQVFLFILTAATELHLLTVMSFDRYAAICHPLHYDLIMNRGLCVQMTAGSWVGGFLVSLMHTASTFSLSFCDSNVIHQFFCDIPQLLAISCSESLLIETIPILLGVLVDTCCFVSIVITYVYIFSTVRKIPSSEGRSKAFSTCIPHLVVVVLFLTTGIFAYMKPTSKSPSISNLVISVFYTMVPPTLNPIIYSLRNSAMKMAVRMLFKRILT; translated from the coding sequence ATGTCAAACCTAACTTTGGTAAGAGAATTCATCCTCATGGGATTTCCTGCTGATGAAAGTCTGTCCATCTTGCACTCCTTGCTCTTTTCCCTGATTTACTCATGTTCTCTGATGGGGAATACCCTCATTATCATAATCATATCTTGGGCCCAGcatctccacacccccatgtatttctttctGAAGAATTTGTCCTTCTTGGATCTCTGCATGATTTCAGTCACCGTGCCCAAATCCATAGCCAACTCTGTGACCCAGGACCACTCCATCTCCTTCCTTGGCTGTGCCACACAGGtctttctcttcattttgacTGCAGCCACTGAGCTACACCTCCTGACGGTGATGAGCTTTGATCGCTATGCAGCCATATGCCATCCCCTGCACTATGACCTCATCATGAACAGGGGCCTGTGTGTGCAGATGACAGCTGGGTCCTGGGTGGGTGGATTTCTGGTCTCTTTGATGCACACAGCTAGCACCTTCTCCTTATCCTTCTGTGATTCCAATGTGATCCATCAGTTCTTCTGTGACATCCCCCAGCTATTGGCTATTTCCTGCTCAGAAAGTCTTTTAATAGAAACTATACCCATTCTTCTGGGTGTATTGGTTGATACCTGCTGCTTCGTGTCTATTGTTATTACCTATGTCTATATCTTCTCCACAGTCAGGAAGATTCCATCCTCAGAAGGCCGCTCAAAAGCCTTCTCCACTTGCATCCCACATCTGGTAGTCGTGGTACTTTTTCTCACTACTGGTATATTTGCTTATATGAAACCAACTTCAAAGTCCCCTTCCATCTCTAACCTTGTCATTTCTGTGTTCTATACCATGGTGCCCCCTACCTTAAATCCCATCATCTATAGTCTACGAAATAGTGCCATGAAGATGGCAGTGAGGATGTTGTTCAAGAGAATACTCACCTAA
- the LOC101543044 gene encoding olfactory receptor 14A16-like, with amino-acid sequence MQNVSPGMNTSSVVTEFLLLGFSGPWKLHFLPSGVFLLVYLVALAGNGLILTVTALDPHLHTPMYFFVRNLSLLDLCLISAVVPKAVANALTHRASISFLGCAAQVFLVLFSAVVDLFLLTAMSMDRYAAICHPLHYDGIMTRATCAQLVALSWLCGAFISLVHTAEVFSLSYCDLNELQQFFCDIPQLLAITCSESVMTEIVLILTNAFLDFTCFICIIISYICIFATVRKIPSTEGQSRAYSTCLPHLAVVVLFLSTAFIAYLKPILGAPSSADLVLSSFYVLLPPSLNPIIYSLRNKDVKAGLKKLITRKLLTKENLMTFLLE; translated from the coding sequence ATGCAGAATGTTTCCCCAGGAATGAACACTAGCTCTGTGGTGACAGAATTCCTGCTGCTgggtttctctggcccctggaagctCCATTTCTTGCCATCTGGGGTTTTTTTGCTGGTTTACCTGGTGGCCCTGGCAGGCAACGGCCTCATCCTCACGGTCACAGCCCTGGACCCTCACctgcacacacccatgtacttctttGTGCGGAACCTGTCCCTGCTAGACCTGTGCCTCATCTCGGCTGTCGTGCCCAAGGCTGTGGCCAACGCCCTGACACACAGGGCCTCCATCTCCTTCCTGGGCTGTGCTGCACAAGTCTTCCTGGTGCTCTTCTCAGCTGTGGTGGACCTGTTCCTCCTCACAGCCATGTCCATGGACCGCTACGCAGCTATCTGCCACCCCTTGCACTATGATGGCATCATGACCAGGGCCACCTGTGCACAGCTCGTGGCtctgtcctggctctgtggtgcCTTCATCTCTCTTGTACACACGGCAGAGGTCTTCTCCCTGTCTTACTGTGACCTCAACGAATTGCAGCAGTTCTTCTGTGACATCCCCCAGCTCTTAGCCATCACATGCTCGGAGAGTGTGATGACAGAAATTGTGCTCATTCTCACTAACGCCTTCCTGGACTTCACTTGCTTTATCTGCATCATAATCTCCTACATCTGCATATTCGCCACAGTCAGGAAGATTCCCTCCACGGAGGGGCAGTCCCGTGCCTACTCCACCTGCCTCCCACACCTGGCCGTGGTTGTGCTTTTCCTCTCCACCGCCTTCATTGCTTACCTGAAGCCTATCCTAGGGGCCCCTTCATCCGCCGACCTCGTCTTATCCTCGTTCTATGTTTTGTTGCCCCCTTCTCTCAACCCCATCATCTACAGCCTAAGAAACAAGGACGTGAAGGCAGGTTTGAAGAAGCTAATCACTAGGAAGCTCTTGACAAAAGAGAACCTCATGACTTTCCTCCTGGAATAG